The proteins below come from a single Synechococcus sp. WH 8101 genomic window:
- a CDS encoding NAD(P) transhydrogenase subunit alpha yields the protein MSFLSEALWVLLLGSLLGLELIGKVPPTLHTPLMSGANAISGITVLAALTLIIKAGHSGNTPLLLLGSVSLGFALFNVIGGFLVTDRMLAMFGRKPARKESR from the coding sequence ATGTCTTTTCTGAGTGAAGCCCTCTGGGTGCTGCTGCTGGGCAGCCTCCTGGGTCTGGAACTGATCGGCAAGGTGCCCCCCACCCTGCACACACCGCTGATGAGCGGCGCCAATGCCATCTCCGGCATCACGGTGCTGGCGGCCCTCACCCTGATCATCAAGGCCGGTCACAGCGGTAATACGCCCCTGCTGCTGCTCGGGTCTGTGTCGCTGGGGTTTGCCCTCTTCAACGTGATCGGCGGCTTTCTCGTCACCGATCGGATGCTGGCCATGTTCGGCCGTAAGCCCGCCCGCAAGGAGTCCCGCTGA
- the trxB gene encoding thioredoxin-disulfide reductase: protein MAAEIGPTSGTTAPDIENLVIIGSGPAGYTAAIYAARANLSPLLITGFQRGGIPGGQLMTTTHVENFPGFPDGVLGPDLMDLMKAQAERWGTRLLEADADAIDLSSRPFRIKADGRSIQAQAVILATGASANRLGLPQEERFWSKGISACAICDGATPQFRNEELAVVGGGDSACEEAVYLTKYGSHVHLLVRSGQLRASAAMADRVQANPQITVHWHTEVADAEGDDWLASLRLRHRESGDERQLPVRGLFYAIGHTPNTELVQGQLSCDAKGYLVTQPGRPETSVEGVYAAGDVADAEWRQGITAAGSGCQAALAAERWLSHHNLASLVSRDSVEPAQAATPQASETTTEMTYDSDALWQKGSYALRKLYHDSSKPLLVVYTSPSCGPCHVLKPQLKRVLDELDGRAQGVEIDIEADQEIAQQAGVNGTPTVQLFFGKELKQQWRGVKQRSEFRSAIEALLGAPV, encoded by the coding sequence ATGGCTGCTGAGATTGGCCCCACCTCCGGCACCACCGCTCCCGACATCGAAAATCTGGTGATCATCGGTTCGGGGCCCGCCGGCTACACCGCGGCGATCTATGCCGCTCGCGCCAATCTCAGCCCCCTGCTGATCACTGGGTTTCAACGGGGCGGTATCCCTGGCGGTCAGCTGATGACCACCACCCATGTGGAGAACTTCCCGGGATTCCCCGACGGGGTGCTAGGCCCCGACCTGATGGATTTGATGAAGGCCCAGGCTGAACGCTGGGGCACCCGCCTGCTCGAGGCCGATGCCGATGCGATCGATCTGAGCAGCAGACCCTTCCGCATCAAAGCCGACGGCCGCAGCATCCAGGCCCAGGCCGTGATTCTCGCCACCGGCGCCAGCGCTAACCGTCTCGGTCTGCCCCAGGAGGAGCGCTTCTGGAGCAAGGGCATCAGTGCCTGCGCCATCTGCGATGGCGCCACTCCCCAGTTCCGCAACGAGGAGCTGGCGGTGGTGGGCGGTGGTGATTCCGCCTGCGAAGAAGCGGTGTATCTCACCAAATACGGCAGCCACGTGCATCTGCTCGTGCGCTCCGGCCAGTTGCGTGCCAGTGCGGCGATGGCCGATCGGGTGCAGGCCAACCCTCAGATCACCGTGCACTGGCACACCGAGGTGGCTGACGCTGAAGGCGATGACTGGCTGGCCTCACTGCGGCTGCGCCACCGGGAAAGCGGCGACGAGCGACAACTGCCGGTGCGCGGCCTCTTCTATGCCATTGGCCACACGCCGAACACCGAGTTGGTGCAAGGCCAGCTCAGCTGCGATGCCAAGGGCTATCTGGTGACCCAGCCGGGCCGACCGGAAACCTCGGTGGAGGGCGTGTATGCCGCCGGCGATGTGGCCGATGCGGAATGGCGCCAGGGCATCACCGCGGCCGGCAGCGGCTGCCAGGCAGCCCTAGCGGCGGAACGCTGGCTCAGCCATCACAACCTGGCGAGCCTGGTGAGCCGCGACAGCGTGGAGCCGGCCCAGGCCGCCACGCCCCAGGCCAGCGAAACCACCACCGAAATGACCTACGACTCGGACGCGCTCTGGCAGAAGGGCAGTTATGCCCTGCGCAAGCTCTATCACGACAGCAGCAAACCCCTGCTCGTGGTGTACACCTCCCCCAGCTGTGGCCCCTGCCACGTGCTCAAACCGCAATTGAAGCGTGTGCTGGATGAGCTGGACGGCCGGGCTCAGGGCGTGGAGATCGACATCGAAGCCGATCAGGAGATCGCCCAGCAGGCTGGGGTGAATGGCACCCCCACCGTGCAACTGTTCTTCGGGAAGGAACTGAAGCAACAGTGGCGCGGCGTGAAGCAGCGCAGCGAGTTCCGCTCTGCGATCGAAGCTCTGCTGGGGGCGCCTGTCTGA
- a CDS encoding pseudouridine synthase: MATAESTLLLHKPYGVLSQFTPEPGSRWRCLADLVPVTQVYAAGRLDADSEGLLLLTAEGRLQQRLTDPRFGHWRTYWVQVEGTATDKQLQQLRDGVLVQGRQTLPARAQRLRHDQIQHWPDRVPPIRERRSIPTDWLELSLREGRNRQVRRMTAAVGLPTLRLIRSAIDLMDGGLPLNLNGLAPGAWRPVSTEERLRLQALLSRPAQRRRA, translated from the coding sequence GTGGCCACGGCTGAGTCGACCCTGCTGCTGCACAAGCCCTACGGCGTGCTCAGCCAGTTCACCCCTGAACCGGGCAGCCGTTGGCGCTGCCTGGCAGATCTGGTGCCCGTAACCCAGGTGTATGCCGCCGGGCGCCTCGATGCAGACAGTGAGGGATTGCTGCTGCTCACCGCTGAAGGGCGGCTCCAGCAGCGCCTCACCGATCCCCGCTTCGGCCACTGGCGCACCTACTGGGTGCAGGTGGAGGGCACCGCGACCGACAAGCAACTGCAGCAGCTGCGCGACGGCGTGCTGGTGCAGGGGCGCCAGACCCTGCCGGCTCGGGCACAACGCCTCCGCCACGACCAGATCCAGCATTGGCCGGATCGAGTGCCACCGATCCGTGAACGGCGCTCCATCCCCACCGACTGGCTCGAATTGAGCCTGCGGGAGGGGCGTAACCGCCAGGTGCGTCGCATGACTGCCGCCGTTGGGCTGCCCACCCTGCGCCTGATCCGAAGCGCCATTGATCTGATGGATGGGGGGCTGCCCTTGAACCTGAACGGCTTGGCGCCCGGCGCCTGGCGGCCCGTGAGCACTGAGGAACGGCTCCGCCTCCAGGCCCTGCTCAGCCGGCCGGCACAACGCCGACGAGCGTGA
- a CDS encoding EF-1 guanine nucleotide exchange domain-containing protein — translation MGLTAIECPDGVCHSHHGGHAVERHAMQEVLQEHGREWCERLAERIYEMSVDTFSQTVMPSLHAAGWQRRHLDWEFKLADQESEPDRTLVDGIINATESFLRSSEVHRLFIQELVQGTFDEASDQHLRRSAVRDLIETELLVMLEERQEELLERLTSRLLGEAQGNAQQAHLAAYEGLQEVERLLTNHTEAI, via the coding sequence ATGGGCCTCACGGCGATTGAATGTCCTGACGGCGTTTGCCACAGCCACCACGGCGGCCACGCCGTGGAACGCCACGCCATGCAGGAGGTGCTGCAGGAGCACGGCCGGGAGTGGTGTGAGCGCCTGGCGGAGCGCATCTATGAGATGTCGGTGGACACCTTCTCCCAAACGGTGATGCCCAGCCTTCATGCCGCAGGCTGGCAGCGGCGCCACCTCGACTGGGAGTTCAAACTCGCTGATCAGGAATCAGAACCGGATCGCACCCTGGTGGACGGCATCATCAATGCCACCGAGAGCTTCCTACGCAGCAGTGAAGTGCATCGCCTGTTCATTCAGGAACTGGTGCAGGGCACCTTTGATGAGGCCAGCGATCAGCACCTGCGCCGCTCCGCTGTGCGTGATCTGATCGAAACCGAACTGCTGGTGATGCTGGAGGAACGCCAGGAGGAGCTGCTGGAACGCCTGACCAGCCGCTTACTCGGTGAAGCCCAGGGCAATGCCCAGCAAGCCCACCTGGCGGCCTACGAAGGGCTGCAGGAGGTGGAACGGCTGCTCACCAACCACACCGAAGCGATCTGA
- a CDS encoding NAD(P)(+) transhydrogenase (Re/Si-specific) subunit beta: protein MSSAVIVKFVIDLVAVLLLALGIKGLSKVRSARSANQLAAVAMALAVIGVLVEALSSSGDLTMGLAGGITAASWTWIILGTLVGGVLGAITAQRVPMTSMPETVALFNGCGGMSSLLVALGVALYPAIGGSSEGESGLVETISIVISVFVGSITFTGSIVAMAKLQGWLSTPAWMQSKLRHVVNIALAVAALVGAVEMVRLSGSTHGLWLVVVASGLLGIGVTLPIGGADMPVVISLLNSYSGVAAAAAGFVVGSQLLIVAGAMVGAAGLILTQVMCNGMNRSLVSVLFGGALGATSSAGAGGGGGEYTNITSCSVEECALTLEAAERVVIVPGYGLAVAQAQHTLREVTRSLEAAGIQVDYAIHPVAGRMPGHMNVLLAEADVPYEQLKEMDVINPEFPATDVVLVLGANDVVNPQAKNDPNSPLYGMPVLDVQQARTVFVVKRGMSAGYSGIKNDLFELANTSMVFGDAKKVLSDLLGELKELGVGKK from the coding sequence ATGAGCTCTGCTGTGATTGTCAAATTTGTGATCGACCTGGTCGCCGTTCTGCTGCTGGCGCTGGGGATCAAGGGGCTCTCGAAGGTGCGATCCGCTCGTTCTGCCAACCAGCTCGCTGCCGTGGCGATGGCACTGGCGGTGATTGGAGTGCTGGTGGAAGCCCTCAGTTCCAGTGGTGATCTGACCATGGGCCTGGCCGGAGGCATCACCGCCGCCTCCTGGACCTGGATCATCCTCGGCACCCTGGTGGGGGGTGTGCTCGGTGCGATCACCGCCCAGCGCGTGCCGATGACCTCCATGCCCGAAACCGTGGCGCTCTTCAACGGCTGCGGCGGCATGTCGTCGCTGTTGGTGGCCCTCGGCGTCGCCCTCTATCCCGCCATCGGTGGCAGCAGTGAGGGTGAGTCCGGTCTGGTGGAAACCATCTCGATCGTGATCTCCGTGTTCGTGGGCTCGATCACCTTCACCGGTTCGATCGTGGCCATGGCCAAGCTTCAGGGCTGGCTGTCCACACCCGCCTGGATGCAGAGCAAGCTGCGTCATGTTGTGAACATCGCACTGGCGGTTGCGGCCCTGGTGGGTGCGGTGGAGATGGTTCGCCTCAGCGGCAGCACCCATGGGCTCTGGTTGGTGGTGGTGGCCTCCGGTCTGCTTGGCATCGGCGTCACCCTGCCGATCGGCGGTGCCGACATGCCCGTGGTGATTTCCCTGCTCAACAGCTACTCCGGTGTGGCGGCCGCCGCCGCCGGTTTCGTGGTGGGCAGCCAGCTGCTGATCGTGGCGGGGGCCATGGTTGGCGCTGCCGGCCTGATCCTCACCCAGGTGATGTGCAATGGCATGAACCGCTCGCTGGTGTCGGTGCTCTTCGGCGGAGCGCTCGGCGCCACGTCCAGTGCCGGTGCCGGTGGCGGTGGCGGTGAATACACCAACATCACCAGCTGCAGTGTGGAGGAATGTGCCCTCACCCTGGAGGCGGCGGAGCGCGTTGTGATCGTGCCCGGTTACGGCCTTGCCGTGGCTCAGGCTCAGCACACTCTGCGCGAAGTCACCCGTTCTCTGGAAGCGGCTGGTATCCAGGTGGATTACGCCATTCACCCGGTGGCTGGCCGCATGCCTGGCCATATGAATGTGCTGCTCGCTGAGGCCGATGTGCCCTATGAGCAACTCAAAGAGATGGATGTGATCAATCCCGAGTTCCCGGCCACCGATGTGGTGCTGGTGCTCGGTGCCAATGATGTGGTCAATCCCCAGGCCAAAAACGACCCGAACTCGCCGCTTTACGGCATGCCGGTGCTGGATGTGCAACAGGCCCGCACCGTGTTTGTGGTGAAGCGGGGCATGAGTGCTGGCTATTCCGGCATCAAAAACGATCTGTTCGAGCTGGCCAACACCTCGATGGTGTTCGGCGATGCTAAGAAGGTGCTCAGTGATCTGCTCGGGGAGCTCAAGGAGCTGGGCGTCGGCAAGAAGTGA
- a CDS encoding DEAD/DEAH box helicase, translating to MEWLERPIFRGGPITSTSFQLSGGADIRPRLWQQQLIQLLRRRLDPASTAGRDVLVHAGPGAGKTLGALLSFRSMQAEGRLQHFMVFCHRTSILQQWRSSASRVGLELVEWTPDGDHRQADGWLVTYQGAGRQRLSLFEALAHWCPEGLLAIADEAHHLGVDPEEADGPIWGRTFLDLSQHCRLRLGLTGTPFRADNLAFCAARRVRVDNGGELVDQISPDLCVEPRELIAAGDVRPLEFRFQDGWVEHSREGLPDRDVSPLSAEQRESWRARNLRRAIRLSDSSSIALQLLLRARRQLAKVREHHPRAAGLVIARDIDHASSISRLLVEEGDRVDLVHSQDPEASQRLSAFEKGTADWLVSIDMCAEGFDAPRLRVVAYLTTVVTRSRFIQGITRAVRMSGERAATEAIPRDPSFIFAPADPLLMGYARSWACSEPYRIRTQAPDRAADEGVGTSWRGPSLPLEAVNDGAGAVIRMRTPELPSFLQR from the coding sequence ATGGAATGGTTAGAAAGACCTATCTTCCGGGGCGGGCCGATCACCTCAACCTCGTTTCAGCTCAGCGGTGGTGCGGACATCCGGCCGCGGCTCTGGCAGCAACAGCTGATTCAGTTGCTGCGGCGGCGCCTTGATCCCGCCAGCACGGCCGGCCGCGATGTGCTCGTGCATGCCGGGCCGGGAGCCGGCAAGACCCTGGGGGCGCTGTTGAGCTTCCGCAGCATGCAGGCCGAAGGGCGACTGCAGCACTTCATGGTGTTTTGCCATCGCACCTCGATCCTGCAGCAGTGGCGCAGTTCCGCCAGTCGGGTGGGTCTGGAGCTGGTGGAGTGGACTCCGGATGGAGACCATCGCCAGGCCGATGGCTGGCTGGTGACTTACCAGGGAGCCGGGCGGCAACGGCTGAGCTTATTTGAGGCGCTGGCGCACTGGTGCCCGGAGGGACTGCTGGCGATCGCCGATGAAGCCCACCATCTGGGGGTGGATCCGGAGGAAGCGGATGGGCCGATCTGGGGACGCACCTTTCTCGATCTCAGCCAACACTGTCGCCTGAGGCTCGGCCTCACCGGCACCCCGTTCCGTGCCGACAACCTCGCCTTCTGCGCCGCGCGACGCGTGCGCGTGGACAACGGTGGCGAACTGGTGGACCAGATCAGCCCCGATCTCTGCGTGGAGCCACGAGAGCTGATCGCCGCCGGAGATGTGCGTCCCCTCGAGTTCCGTTTTCAGGATGGCTGGGTGGAACACAGCCGCGAGGGCCTCCCTGATCGTGATGTTTCGCCGCTCTCCGCCGAACAACGGGAGAGCTGGCGGGCCCGCAACCTGCGGCGGGCCATCCGCCTCTCCGACTCCAGCAGCATCGCTCTGCAACTGCTGCTGCGGGCCAGGCGGCAACTGGCGAAAGTGCGCGAACACCACCCCCGGGCGGCTGGGCTGGTGATCGCCCGCGACATCGACCACGCCAGCAGCATCAGCCGTTTGCTGGTCGAGGAGGGCGATCGGGTCGATCTGGTGCATTCCCAGGATCCGGAGGCCTCGCAGCGCCTGAGCGCGTTTGAGAAGGGCACGGCCGATTGGCTCGTCAGCATCGACATGTGCGCCGAAGGGTTCGACGCGCCCCGCCTGCGGGTTGTGGCGTATCTCACCACCGTGGTGACGCGAAGCCGCTTCATTCAGGGGATCACCCGGGCCGTGCGCATGAGCGGCGAGCGGGCGGCGACGGAAGCGATCCCCAGGGATCCCTCCTTCATCTTTGCTCCAGCGGACCCGCTGCTGATGGGCTACGCCCGCAGCTGGGCCTGCTCCGAGCCTTACCGGATCCGCACCCAGGCCCCGGATCGAGCGGCAGACGAAGGGGTAGGCACCAGCTGGCGCGGTCCGAGCCTCCCTCTCGAAGCTGTGAACGATGGAGCCGGGGCCGTGATCCGCATGCGCACTCCCGAACTTCCCAGCTTTTTGCAGCGTTGA
- a CDS encoding Re/Si-specific NAD(P)(+) transhydrogenase subunit alpha, with product MILPRLFIPVESATGETRVAASPETVKKFISLGCSVTIERGAGASAGFVDTAYSEAGAELVAPGDSQAWGAADVLLCVQQPSVSALARLRRGALVVGLLAPYSNAELATVLQGGGLSAMALELLPRISRAQAADALSSQANIAGYKAVLLGAGALDRYFPMLMTAAGTVQPARVVVLGAGVAGLQAVATARRLGAVVYVSDIRPAVKEQVESLGARFIDPPDMDDKPAESGGYAKQASDAFLAAQRQQLSDQLAQADVAICTAQVPGRRAPRLISEDMLDRMRPGSVVVDLAVAQGGNCADTEPSRTVDRKGVKLIGANDLPCSVSNHASALYARNLLSLLEPTLQDGQLKLDTDDELIAGCLVAQDGTIRRGDVLTPGGSN from the coding sequence ATGATTTTGCCCAGACTTTTCATACCTGTTGAATCAGCGACTGGGGAAACCCGTGTTGCGGCTTCACCTGAAACCGTCAAGAAATTCATCAGCCTGGGCTGTTCGGTGACGATCGAGCGCGGCGCTGGTGCTAGCGCCGGTTTTGTGGATACCGCCTACAGCGAGGCTGGCGCCGAGCTGGTGGCTCCCGGCGACTCCCAGGCCTGGGGCGCTGCCGATGTCTTGCTCTGCGTGCAACAACCCAGCGTTAGTGCTCTTGCTCGCCTGCGCCGCGGAGCGTTGGTGGTGGGATTGCTCGCTCCATACAGCAATGCCGAGCTGGCCACGGTGCTTCAGGGGGGTGGCCTTTCCGCCATGGCCCTGGAGTTGTTGCCTCGGATCAGTCGCGCCCAGGCGGCCGACGCCCTCTCCTCCCAGGCCAATATTGCCGGCTACAAGGCCGTGCTGCTCGGGGCCGGTGCTCTCGACCGCTATTTCCCCATGTTGATGACGGCGGCTGGCACCGTCCAGCCTGCCCGTGTGGTGGTGCTGGGGGCTGGTGTGGCCGGGTTGCAGGCGGTGGCCACCGCCCGTCGCCTCGGCGCTGTGGTGTACGTGAGTGATATCCGCCCGGCGGTGAAGGAACAGGTGGAATCGCTCGGGGCCCGCTTCATCGATCCCCCCGACATGGATGACAAACCGGCTGAATCCGGTGGCTATGCCAAGCAGGCGTCCGATGCCTTCCTCGCGGCTCAGCGCCAGCAGCTTTCCGACCAGCTGGCTCAAGCTGATGTGGCAATCTGCACCGCCCAGGTGCCGGGGCGGCGCGCCCCTCGGCTGATCAGCGAAGACATGCTCGATCGCATGCGTCCTGGCTCGGTGGTGGTGGATCTGGCCGTGGCCCAGGGCGGAAACTGCGCCGACACCGAACCCTCTCGCACCGTCGACCGCAAGGGCGTGAAGCTGATCGGCGCCAACGATCTGCCCTGCAGCGTGTCCAATCACGCCAGTGCCCTCTACGCGCGCAATCTGCTGTCGCTGCTCGAGCCCACGCTCCAAGACGGCCAGCTCAAGCTCGACACCGACGATGAATTGATCGCCGGTTGCCTCGTGGCCCAAGACGGCACCATCCGTCGTGGCGACGTTCTTACCCCCGGAGGATCGAACTGA
- the infA gene encoding translation initiation factor IF-1: MIETSGVIEKEQGNGFYLVTLEQPAGHQCLCRAAGKLTKFRIKLLAGDKVLVEISPYDLTRGRITYRERNAGAPGGRPGGNRPGGPRRR; the protein is encoded by the coding sequence ATGATCGAGACTTCGGGTGTGATTGAAAAAGAACAGGGCAACGGGTTTTACCTCGTCACCCTCGAGCAGCCCGCCGGTCACCAGTGCCTCTGCCGTGCCGCCGGCAAGCTCACCAAGTTCCGCATCAAACTCCTCGCCGGCGACAAGGTGCTGGTGGAGATCAGTCCTTACGACCTCACCCGCGGCCGCATCACCTACCGCGAGCGCAATGCCGGTGCTCCGGGAGGTCGCCCCGGTGGCAACCGACCCGGGGGTCCGCGTCGTCGCTGA
- a CDS encoding Nif11-like leader peptide family natural product precursor: MSESALVAFASLVQSDSQVREQVRQAQSPKHVVDLASEKGHEFTQATLMKMQAEKMKHVHDDHLNGASSWGEALLLCFGGHG; encoded by the coding sequence GTGTCTGAATCCGCTCTGGTCGCCTTCGCTTCCCTGGTGCAATCCGATTCGCAGGTCCGCGAACAGGTGCGCCAAGCCCAAAGCCCCAAGCACGTGGTGGATCTGGCCAGCGAAAAGGGCCATGAGTTCACCCAGGCCACGCTGATGAAAATGCAGGCCGAAAAAATGAAGCACGTGCACGACGACCACCTCAACGGTGCCTCCAGCTGGGGTGAGGCGCTGCTGCTCTGCTTCGGTGGCCACGGCTGA